The following are from one region of the Mycolicibacterium diernhoferi genome:
- a CDS encoding class II 3-deoxy-7-phosphoheptulonate synthase — translation MNWTVDVPIDQLPALPPLPVDLRKRLDAALAKPALQQPSWDPDQAKAMRTVLESVPPITVASEVEKLKTQLAAVARGEAFLLQGGDCAETFVDNTEPHIRANIRTLLQMAVVLTYGSSMPVVKVARIAGQYAKPRSSDTDALGLKSYRGDMVNGFAPDASVRDHDPSRLVRAYANASAAMNLVRALTSSGLASLHQVHDWNREFVRTSPAGARYEALAGEIDRGMKFMTACGVNDRNLDTAEIFASHEALVLDYERAMLRMDTGSSPVDAADAAAAATDPKLYDLSAHYLWIGERTRQIDGAHVALAEVIANPIGIKIGPTTSPELAVEYVERLDPRNEAGRLTLISRMGNQKVRDVLPAIIEKVEASGHQVIWQCDPMHGNTHESSTGYKTRHFDRIVDEVQGFFEVHRALGTHPGGIHVEITGENVTECLGGAQDISDSDLSGRYETACDPRLNTQQSLELAFLVAEMLRD, via the coding sequence GTGAACTGGACCGTCGACGTGCCCATCGACCAGCTGCCCGCACTTCCGCCGCTGCCCGTGGATCTGCGCAAGCGTCTTGACGCCGCCCTGGCCAAGCCGGCGCTGCAGCAGCCCAGCTGGGACCCCGATCAGGCCAAGGCCATGCGCACCGTGCTGGAGAGCGTCCCGCCGATCACGGTGGCCTCCGAGGTCGAGAAGCTCAAGACCCAGCTGGCCGCCGTCGCCCGGGGCGAGGCGTTCCTGCTGCAGGGCGGCGACTGCGCCGAGACGTTCGTGGACAACACCGAGCCGCACATCCGGGCCAATATCCGGACCCTGCTGCAGATGGCCGTGGTGCTGACCTACGGCTCCAGCATGCCGGTGGTCAAGGTCGCGCGGATCGCGGGCCAGTACGCCAAGCCCCGTTCCTCGGACACCGATGCGCTCGGCCTGAAGTCCTACCGCGGGGACATGGTGAACGGTTTCGCGCCGGACGCCTCCGTCCGCGATCACGACCCGTCCCGACTGGTACGCGCGTACGCGAACGCCAGTGCGGCGATGAACCTGGTCCGCGCGCTGACCTCGTCGGGGCTCGCGTCGCTGCACCAGGTGCACGACTGGAACCGCGAGTTCGTGCGCACCTCACCGGCCGGAGCCCGCTATGAGGCGCTGGCCGGCGAGATCGACCGCGGCATGAAGTTCATGACCGCCTGCGGGGTCAACGACCGCAACCTGGACACCGCCGAGATCTTCGCCAGCCACGAGGCGCTGGTGCTCGACTACGAACGCGCCATGCTGCGGATGGACACCGGATCCTCGCCGGTCGACGCCGCCGATGCCGCGGCGGCCGCCACCGACCCGAAGCTCTATGACCTGTCGGCGCACTACCTTTGGATCGGGGAGCGCACCCGCCAGATCGACGGTGCCCACGTGGCGCTGGCCGAGGTGATCGCCAACCCGATCGGTATCAAGATCGGGCCGACCACCTCACCGGAGCTGGCCGTCGAGTATGTCGAGCGCCTCGACCCGCGCAACGAGGCCGGCCGGTTGACCCTGATCAGCCGGATGGGCAACCAGAAGGTACGCGATGTGCTGCCCGCCATCATCGAGAAGGTCGAAGCGTCCGGGCACCAGGTGATCTGGCAGTGCGATCCGATGCACGGCAACACCCACGAGTCGTCCACCGGCTACAAGACGCGGCACTTCGACCGCATCGTCGACGAGGTGCAGGGCTTCTTCGAGGTGCACCGCGCGCTGGGCACGCATCCCGGCGGCATCCACGTCGAGATCACCGGGGAGAACGTCACCGAATGTCTCGGTGGCGCCCAGGACATCTCGGACTCCGATCTGTCCGGCCGCTACGAGACGGCCTGCGATCCACGGCTGAACACCCAGCAGTCCCTGGAGCTGGCGTTCCTGGTCGCGGAGATGCTCCGCGATTGA
- a CDS encoding Rv2175c family DNA-binding protein, translating to MSIPAAKDILDPDEAVLDLSEVSKLLGVSVSKVHQHLRDGHLMAVRRNGSIVVPKVFFDENGGVVKPLPGLLVVLRDGGFDTTEAMRWLFTPDPSLTLSRDGSTEQLENARPVDALRSHQAREVIRRAQASAY from the coding sequence GTGAGCATTCCGGCGGCCAAAGACATCCTCGATCCCGACGAAGCGGTTCTCGACCTGTCGGAGGTGTCGAAGCTACTCGGCGTCTCGGTCAGCAAGGTGCACCAGCACCTGCGCGATGGGCATCTGATGGCGGTGCGCCGCAACGGCTCCATCGTCGTGCCGAAGGTGTTCTTCGACGAGAACGGCGGTGTGGTGAAACCGCTTCCGGGGCTGCTGGTCGTGCTCAGGGACGGCGGCTTCGACACCACCGAGGCGATGCGCTGGCTGTTCACCCCGGATCCGTCGCTGACGTTGAGCCGCGACGGCAGCACCGAACAGCTGGAGAACGCCCGGCCGGTGGACGCCCTGCGCTCACATCAGGCCCGTGAGGTGATCCGCCGGGCCCAGGCTTCGGCTTACTAG
- a CDS encoding alpha-(1->6)-mannopyranosyltransferase A, with the protein MSTPVSVESTKTGLSAHISRLLLFAASPEGRPARLGFLGAVLITAGGLGAGSTRLHDPLLESLHMSWLRFGHGLVLSSVLLWGGVAVMLMAWLWLGRRVVDRSASQYTMLATTGFWLAPLLLSAPVFSRDTYSYLAQGALLRDGFDPYVVGPIENPNSLLDDVSPIWTTTTAPYGPAFILVAKFVTMVVGNNVVEGTMLLRLCMLPGLALLIWATPRIARHIGANSAAALWICVLNPLVIIHLMGGVHNEMLMVGLMMAAIALTFSGRPVLGVGFIATAVAVKATAGIALPFMVWVWMRRLRDTRGYHPVAAFAVATAASAVIFGAVFAVLSWLAGVGLGWLTALAGSVKIINWLTLPTAAANLIDVIGGLVMPVNFYAVLEVTRILGIATIAISLPLLWWRFRHTDRDALTGTALALGVVVLFVPAALPWYYTWPLAVLSTLWQSRAAIALIAGFSTWIMVIFKPDGAHGMYSWIHVGLATACAIAAWYSLSRAPEEPAAQ; encoded by the coding sequence ATGTCTACCCCGGTCTCGGTCGAGTCCACGAAAACCGGCCTCAGCGCGCACATCTCCAGGCTGCTGCTGTTCGCCGCATCACCGGAGGGCCGCCCGGCCCGGCTGGGATTCCTGGGCGCGGTGCTGATCACCGCAGGGGGTCTCGGCGCGGGCAGCACCCGCCTGCACGACCCGCTGCTGGAATCCCTGCACATGTCCTGGCTGCGCTTCGGGCACGGCCTGGTGCTGTCCTCGGTGCTGCTGTGGGGCGGCGTCGCGGTGATGCTGATGGCGTGGTTGTGGCTGGGCCGCCGCGTCGTCGACCGCTCGGCGTCCCAGTACACGATGCTGGCCACCACCGGCTTCTGGTTGGCGCCGCTGCTGCTGAGCGCCCCGGTGTTCAGCCGGGACACCTATTCCTATCTGGCGCAGGGCGCGTTGCTGCGGGACGGTTTCGACCCCTACGTCGTCGGTCCGATCGAGAACCCGAACTCCCTGCTCGACGACGTCAGCCCGATCTGGACCACCACCACCGCCCCGTACGGCCCGGCGTTCATCCTGGTGGCCAAGTTCGTCACGATGGTCGTCGGCAACAACGTCGTCGAGGGCACCATGCTGCTGCGGCTGTGCATGCTGCCCGGGCTGGCGCTGCTGATCTGGGCGACGCCCCGCATCGCCCGGCACATCGGCGCGAACTCCGCTGCTGCCCTGTGGATCTGCGTGCTCAATCCGTTGGTGATCATCCACCTGATGGGTGGCGTGCACAACGAGATGCTGATGGTCGGGTTGATGATGGCCGCCATCGCGCTGACCTTCAGCGGCCGTCCGGTCCTGGGCGTCGGCTTCATCGCCACCGCGGTGGCGGTCAAGGCCACCGCCGGGATCGCGCTGCCGTTCATGGTGTGGGTCTGGATGCGGCGGCTGCGCGACACCCGCGGCTACCACCCGGTCGCGGCCTTCGCCGTCGCGACCGCGGCATCCGCGGTCATCTTCGGTGCGGTGTTCGCGGTGCTGTCCTGGCTGGCCGGAGTCGGGCTGGGCTGGCTGACCGCGCTGGCGGGTTCGGTGAAGATCATCAACTGGCTCACCCTGCCCACGGCGGCGGCCAACCTGATCGACGTCATCGGCGGGCTGGTCATGCCGGTCAACTTCTACGCCGTGCTGGAAGTCACCCGCATTCTCGGCATCGCCACCATCGCCATCTCACTTCCGTTGCTGTGGTGGCGTTTTCGGCATACCGACCGGGACGCGCTGACCGGGACCGCGCTGGCGCTGGGCGTGGTGGTGCTGTTCGTGCCCGCCGCGTTGCCCTGGTACTACACCTGGCCGCTGGCGGTGCTCTCGACCCTGTGGCAGAGCCGTGCCGCCATCGCGCTGATCGCCGGGTTCTCCACCTGGATCATGGTGATCTTCAAACCCGACGGCGCGCACGGCATGTATTCGTGGATCCATGTCGGCCTGGCGACCGCGTGCGCCATCGCGGCGTGGTATTCGCTGTCCCGGGCGCCGGAAGAACCCGCGGCCCAGTAA
- a CDS encoding polyketide cyclase / dehydrase and lipid transport, whose product MNSVQIADETFVCADPVDVGQAVADVASWRRWWPDLRLTVVEDRGPAGQRWTVAGALTGTMEVWLQPVMDGVILHYFLHAEPPGDPARLDLAKLNHSRRVAGKRMSFEIKTRLEAARPVGVSRLT is encoded by the coding sequence ATGAACAGCGTCCAGATCGCCGATGAGACTTTTGTATGCGCCGACCCGGTCGATGTCGGGCAGGCCGTCGCCGACGTCGCCAGTTGGCGACGCTGGTGGCCGGACCTGCGTTTGACGGTGGTCGAGGACCGCGGCCCGGCCGGCCAGCGCTGGACCGTCGCCGGAGCGCTGACCGGGACCATGGAGGTCTGGCTGCAGCCGGTGATGGACGGCGTCATCCTGCATTACTTCCTGCACGCCGAGCCGCCCGGTGATCCGGCGCGGCTCGACCTGGCGAAGCTCAACCACAGCCGCCGGGTGGCAGGGAAGAGGATGTCCTTCGAGATCAAGACGCGGCTGGAGGCGGCCCGTCCGGTCGGGGTGTCACGCCTGACCTGA
- a CDS encoding glycosyltransferase 87 family protein gives MRIRSSPVGAGGRSVLERAGAGQLVAWRLFQLATLALLAWAGWRLLGQAIYRIDIDVYRMGGRAWLDGTELYNDATVFETQAGLDLPFTYPPLAAVAFAPFAWLSLPAASAAITVTTLVLLIVSTHIVLTRLRVWETSSLRAPAWARRLWLAVALVAPAVVFLEPIRANFDFGQINVVLMTLVIADCVPRRTPWPRGLLLGLAIAVKLTPAVFLLYFLLRRDIRALLVTTASAAGATLLGFALAWRDSWVYWTETLRDTDRIGSATLNTNQNISGMLARLGAGEDARFLLWVALCFAVLGLTVWAGHRLLRAGGPDGDEAVLALVCVAMFGLAVSPVSWSHHWVWVLPAVVVALVLGVRHRNLALVLVGLAGLALTIWTPITLMPAHQETAATLWRRLAGGSYLWWALLMIVAAGLLPGRRNRAGREKPADALPAAN, from the coding sequence ATGAGGATTCGGAGTTCGCCCGTCGGGGCTGGTGGGCGATCGGTCCTTGAGCGGGCCGGCGCGGGACAGTTGGTGGCATGGCGGCTGTTCCAGCTGGCCACCCTGGCGCTGCTGGCGTGGGCGGGCTGGCGCCTGCTCGGCCAGGCGATCTACCGCATCGACATCGACGTGTACCGGATGGGCGGGCGGGCCTGGCTGGACGGGACCGAGCTGTACAACGACGCCACCGTCTTCGAGACTCAGGCGGGCCTGGACCTGCCGTTCACCTATCCGCCGCTGGCGGCCGTCGCGTTCGCCCCGTTCGCCTGGCTGTCGTTGCCCGCGGCGAGCGCGGCGATCACCGTGACGACGCTGGTGCTGCTGATCGTGTCGACCCACATCGTGTTGACCCGGCTGCGGGTGTGGGAGACCTCGTCGCTGCGCGCGCCGGCCTGGGCCCGCCGGCTGTGGCTGGCTGTCGCGCTGGTGGCGCCGGCGGTGGTGTTCCTCGAACCCATCCGGGCCAATTTCGATTTCGGCCAGATCAACGTGGTGCTGATGACGCTGGTGATCGCCGACTGCGTCCCGCGTCGCACGCCCTGGCCGCGCGGGCTGCTGCTCGGCCTGGCCATCGCGGTGAAGCTGACCCCGGCGGTGTTCCTGCTGTACTTCCTGCTGCGCCGCGACATCCGCGCACTGCTGGTGACGACGGCGTCGGCGGCCGGGGCCACGTTGCTCGGGTTCGCGCTGGCCTGGCGGGACTCCTGGGTGTACTGGACCGAGACGCTGCGGGATACCGACCGGATCGGGTCCGCGACGCTGAACACCAACCAGAACATCTCCGGCATGCTGGCCAGGCTCGGCGCCGGCGAGGACGCGCGCTTCCTGCTGTGGGTCGCGCTGTGCTTCGCGGTTCTGGGTCTGACGGTGTGGGCCGGCCACCGGCTGCTCCGGGCCGGTGGACCCGATGGCGACGAGGCAGTGCTGGCCCTGGTCTGCGTGGCGATGTTCGGCCTGGCGGTGTCCCCGGTGTCCTGGTCGCATCACTGGGTGTGGGTGCTGCCGGCCGTGGTGGTCGCCCTGGTGCTCGGGGTTCGGCACCGCAACCTGGCGCTGGTCCTCGTCGGTCTGGCGGGATTGGCGCTGACGATCTGGACGCCGATCACCCTGATGCCCGCACACCAGGAGACGGCTGCGACGCTGTGGCGCCGGTTGGCCGGCGGCTCGTATCTGTGGTGGGCGCTGCTGATGATCGTCGCGGCGGGCCTGCTGCCCGGCAGGCGGAACCGGGCCGGGCGCGAGAAACCCGCCGACGCGCTGCCCGCGGCGAACTGA
- a CDS encoding glycosyltransferase family 4 protein, with product MTRVLLVTNDFPPRRGGIQSYLEAFVGQLAAGEHDLTVYAPKWKGASVYDRDAGYRVVRHPTTLMVPEPTVANRMRALIAEHDIETVWFGAAAPLALLAPLARSAGASRVLASTHGHEVGWSMLPVARNALRHIGDHTDVVTYVSSYTRGRFAAAFGPQACLERLSPGVDIDRFTPDPAARAALRGRYGLGDRPVVVCLSRLVPRKGQDMLIRGLDRIRQRVPGAALVIVGGGPYRESLQKLARRCGVADDVLFTGSVPGEELAAHHAMADVFAMPCRTRGAGLDVEGLGIVFLEASACGVPVVAGRSGGAPETVREGETGRVVDGTDVDEIVTAVGDLLADPDTAARMGAAGRAWVVENWQWRTQGERLNRLLTDGGSGQA from the coding sequence ATGACCCGGGTGCTGTTGGTGACCAACGACTTCCCGCCCCGCCGCGGCGGGATCCAGTCCTATCTGGAGGCCTTCGTCGGTCAACTCGCAGCCGGTGAGCACGATCTGACGGTGTACGCGCCGAAGTGGAAGGGCGCGTCGGTTTACGATCGCGACGCGGGCTACCGGGTGGTGCGGCACCCGACCACGCTGATGGTGCCGGAACCGACGGTCGCCAACCGGATGCGCGCCCTCATCGCCGAACACGACATCGAGACGGTGTGGTTCGGTGCGGCCGCGCCGCTGGCCCTGCTGGCGCCGTTGGCCCGCAGCGCCGGGGCGTCGCGCGTGCTGGCCAGCACACACGGCCACGAAGTGGGCTGGTCGATGCTGCCGGTGGCGCGGAATGCGCTGCGCCACATCGGCGATCACACCGATGTGGTGACCTACGTGAGCAGCTACACCCGCGGCCGGTTCGCGGCGGCCTTCGGTCCGCAGGCCTGCCTGGAACGACTGTCACCGGGCGTGGACATCGACCGGTTCACCCCGGATCCCGCCGCCCGGGCGGCGTTGCGGGGCCGGTACGGGCTGGGGGACCGGCCGGTGGTGGTGTGCCTGTCGCGGCTGGTGCCGCGCAAGGGCCAGGACATGCTGATCCGCGGTCTCGACCGGATCCGGCAGCGGGTACCCGGCGCCGCGCTGGTGATCGTCGGGGGCGGACCGTACCGGGAGAGCCTGCAGAAGCTGGCGCGGCGCTGCGGCGTCGCCGACGACGTGCTGTTCACCGGCAGCGTGCCGGGCGAGGAACTGGCCGCCCATCATGCGATGGCCGACGTGTTCGCCATGCCGTGCCGGACCCGCGGCGCCGGTCTGGACGTCGAGGGCCTGGGCATCGTGTTCCTGGAGGCCTCGGCGTGCGGGGTGCCGGTGGTGGCCGGCCGCTCCGGGGGCGCACCGGAGACGGTTCGCGAGGGGGAGACCGGCCGGGTGGTCGACGGCACCGATGTCGACGAGATCGTCACCGCCGTCGGCGATCTGCTCGCCGACCCGGACACCGCCGCCCGGATGGGTGCGGCGGGCCGGGCGTGGGTGGTCGAGAACTGGCAGTGGCGCACCCAGGGCGAGCGCCTGAACAGGCTGCTGACCGATGGCGGCAGCGGTCAGGCGTAG
- a CDS encoding protein kinase domain-containing protein, whose translation MSAVETYQRPDPLVGTALEGRYRVDAVIATGGMSTVYRGLDTRLDRPVALKVMDARYSGDSQFLARFQREAKAVARLKGEGLVAVYDQGGGAAYSDGSTPGHPPFLVMELVEGGTLRELLRERGPMPPHAAAAVLLPICNGLAVAHAAGLVHRDVKPENVLISDAGEVKIADFGLVRAVAEAGITSTSVILGTAAYLSPEQVASGESDPRSDVYAVGILAYELLTGRTPFTGDTALSVAYQRMDHDVPPPSSAIAGVPPQFDELVRRATDRDPGARFADADALGAALADLVDELGLPPFRVPAPQQSAQHRAATAFHSRVGSAPTTDVRPTQSHRDTRVFTPAEWQHQPEPVADFGHHDDELEYHPAASQFAGIDIDEFHWARQRSRRALLAWVVVVLILAGLAAAGGWTLGNNLHTLL comes from the coding sequence ATGTCTGCGGTGGAGACCTACCAGCGTCCGGACCCGCTCGTCGGCACCGCGCTGGAGGGGCGTTACCGCGTCGACGCCGTGATCGCCACCGGTGGGATGTCGACGGTGTACCGCGGACTGGACACCCGACTGGACCGCCCGGTAGCGCTCAAGGTGATGGATGCCCGGTATTCCGGGGACAGCCAGTTCCTGGCCCGGTTCCAGCGCGAGGCCAAGGCGGTGGCCCGACTCAAGGGCGAAGGCCTGGTCGCGGTGTACGACCAGGGCGGCGGAGCCGCCTACTCAGATGGATCCACGCCCGGGCACCCGCCCTTCCTGGTCATGGAATTGGTCGAGGGCGGCACCCTGCGCGAGTTACTGCGCGAACGCGGGCCGATGCCGCCGCACGCGGCCGCCGCGGTGCTGCTGCCGATCTGCAACGGGCTGGCGGTGGCGCATGCCGCGGGGCTGGTGCACCGCGACGTGAAGCCGGAGAACGTGCTGATCTCGGATGCCGGTGAGGTCAAGATCGCCGACTTCGGGCTGGTGCGCGCGGTCGCCGAGGCGGGCATCACCTCCACCAGCGTGATCCTGGGCACCGCGGCCTACCTGTCCCCCGAGCAGGTCGCCTCCGGGGAATCGGACCCGCGCAGCGACGTGTACGCGGTGGGGATCCTGGCCTACGAACTGCTCACCGGACGCACCCCGTTCACCGGGGACACCGCGCTGTCGGTGGCCTACCAGCGGATGGACCACGATGTGCCGCCGCCGAGTTCGGCGATCGCCGGGGTACCCCCGCAGTTCGACGAACTGGTGCGCCGGGCCACCGACCGTGATCCGGGCGCCCGATTCGCCGACGCCGACGCCCTCGGCGCCGCACTCGCCGATCTGGTCGACGAACTCGGGCTGCCGCCGTTCCGGGTACCCGCACCCCAGCAGTCGGCACAACACCGTGCCGCCACCGCATTCCACAGCCGGGTCGGGTCGGCCCCCACCACCGACGTGCGCCCGACACAATCCCACCGCGATACCCGGGTCTTCACCCCCGCCGAGTGGCAGCACCAGCCGGAACCGGTCGCCGATTTCGGCCACCACGATGACGAGCTCGAATACCACCCCGCCGCATCACAATTCGCCGGTATCGACATCGACGAGTTCCACTGGGCCCGGCAGCGCAGCAGGCGTGCCCTGCTGGCCTGGGTGGTCGTTGTGCTGATCCTGGCCGGACTGGCGGCCGCCGGCGGCTGGACGTTGGGCAACAACCTGCACACGCTGCTCTGA
- a CDS encoding lysophospholipid acyltransferase family protein: MWFWFYKYILMGPLLTLLGRPKVQGLEYVPDSGAVILASNHLAVADSFYLPLVVKRRITFLAKAEYFTGTGLKGKLTKFFYTSTNQVPIDRTDADSAQAALTTAQRILGEGKLLGMYPEGTRSPDGRLYKGKTGLARVALESGIPVIPVAMVGTDVVNPPGSRMWHFGRVEVRFGKPMDFSRFEGLAGNRFIERAVIDEVMYELMQLSGQEYVDLYAADLKQQAEKAAAVTAKAAVTAKAG, translated from the coding sequence ATGTGGTTCTGGTTCTACAAGTACATCTTGATGGGCCCGTTGCTGACCCTGTTGGGCCGGCCGAAAGTGCAAGGGCTGGAGTATGTTCCGGACTCGGGCGCGGTCATTCTGGCCAGTAACCATCTGGCCGTCGCGGACAGTTTCTACCTCCCGCTGGTGGTCAAGCGCCGGATCACCTTCCTGGCAAAGGCCGAGTACTTCACCGGCACCGGTCTCAAGGGCAAGCTGACGAAGTTCTTCTACACCTCGACCAACCAGGTGCCGATCGACCGCACCGATGCGGATTCCGCGCAGGCAGCCTTGACCACGGCGCAGCGCATCCTCGGCGAGGGCAAGCTGCTCGGGATGTACCCGGAGGGCACCCGCTCGCCGGACGGCCGGCTCTACAAGGGCAAGACCGGGCTGGCCCGGGTCGCCCTGGAGAGCGGTATCCCGGTCATCCCGGTCGCCATGGTCGGCACCGACGTCGTCAACCCGCCCGGCAGCAGGATGTGGCACTTCGGCCGGGTCGAGGTGCGGTTCGGCAAGCCGATGGACTTCAGCCGGTTCGAGGGGCTGGCCGGCAACCGGTTCATCGAGCGGGCCGTCATCGACGAGGTGATGTACGAGCTCATGCAGCTGTCCGGCCAGGAGTACGTCGACCTGTACGCCGCAGATCTCAAGCAGCAGGCCGAGAAGGCCGCCGCCGTCACCGCCAAGGCCGCCGTCACCGCCAAGGCGGGATAG
- a CDS encoding polyadenylate-specific 3'-exoribonuclease AS, which produces MRYFYDTEFIDNGRTIELISIGVAAEDGREYYAISTEFDPERAGSWVRKNVLPKLPSPSSKLWRSRRQIRSELEDFFDIDGDEPIELWAWVGAYDHVVLCQLWGPMTDLPPAIPRFTRELRQFWEDKGSPRMPPRPRDAHDALVDARHNLRRYELMTDQGDWAVRS; this is translated from the coding sequence GTGCGTTATTTCTACGACACCGAGTTCATCGACAACGGTCGCACCATCGAGCTCATCTCGATCGGTGTGGCCGCCGAGGACGGTCGCGAATATTACGCCATCTCAACGGAATTCGATCCGGAGCGGGCGGGGAGCTGGGTGCGCAAGAATGTGCTGCCCAAACTGCCGTCGCCGTCGTCGAAGCTGTGGCGCTCGCGCCGCCAGATCCGCAGCGAGCTCGAGGACTTCTTCGACATCGACGGCGACGAGCCGATCGAACTGTGGGCCTGGGTGGGCGCCTACGACCACGTGGTGCTGTGCCAGCTGTGGGGGCCGATGACCGATCTGCCGCCGGCGATACCCCGGTTCACCCGCGAGTTGCGCCAGTTCTGGGAGGACAAGGGCTCACCGCGGATGCCACCGCGCCCCCGGGACGCGCACGATGCGCTGGTCGACGCCCGGCACAACCTGCGCCGCTACGAGCTGATGACCGACCAGGGGGACTGGGCGGTGCGCTCCTGA
- a CDS encoding SRPBCC family protein, producing MAEKTAQTIYIEADPSAVMDVIADIGAYPDWVAEYTEAEVLDTDGAGNPKTARLVLDAAVLKDTMVLAYLWADDRRSVTWTLVSSSLLRALEGAYRLSPKGSGTEVTYELSVDLIIPMIGLLKRKAERRLTDTALKDLKKRVEVGVH from the coding sequence GTGGCGGAGAAGACGGCGCAGACGATCTACATCGAGGCCGATCCCTCGGCGGTGATGGACGTCATCGCCGACATCGGTGCCTATCCGGACTGGGTCGCGGAGTACACCGAGGCCGAGGTGCTCGACACCGACGGTGCGGGCAATCCGAAGACGGCCCGGCTGGTGCTGGATGCCGCGGTGCTCAAAGACACCATGGTGCTCGCATACCTTTGGGCCGACGACCGCCGATCGGTCACCTGGACGCTGGTGTCCAGCTCGCTGTTGCGTGCGCTGGAAGGCGCATACCGGTTGTCTCCCAAGGGCTCTGGCACCGAGGTCACCTACGAGCTCTCCGTCGATCTGATCATTCCGATGATCGGTCTGCTGAAACGGAAGGCCGAACGGCGGCTGACGGACACCGCACTCAAGGACCTCAAGAAGCGAGTCGAGGTGGGGGTGCACTGA
- a CDS encoding ArsA family ATPase, translated as MNSEQAPARINLFVGKGGVGKSTLATATAVRDARSGLRVLIVSTDQAHSTGDVLGVSVVPTGRREPTRVFADLDIGGGDGGRAGSGGSLDALALDTLALLEVRWREIAGILEEKFPQSELGTVAPEELSALPGIQEVLGLHEVAELAESGEWDHVVVDCASTADALRMLTLPATFGLYLERAWPRYRRLGQPPADPASAAMLALLERVADGTERLSALLADASRVGAHLVLTAERVVAAEAARTLGALTLMGVPVAELLVNQILVQDDSFEYQNLPAHPAFDWYSERIAEQQVVLDELDSAIGDVKLVLVPHLPGEPIGPKALGELLEAARLRDGSPPPAPLRPVVDRESGTGLDAVYRMRLELPQVDPGALTLGRVDDDLIIGSGGMRRRVRLASVLRRCIVFDAQFRGGELTVRFRPDPAVWPK; from the coding sequence CTGAATTCCGAGCAAGCGCCCGCCCGGATCAACCTGTTCGTCGGCAAGGGCGGGGTAGGCAAGTCCACGTTGGCGACAGCCACCGCTGTGCGTGATGCGCGCAGCGGTCTGCGGGTGCTCATCGTGTCCACCGACCAGGCGCACTCCACCGGCGATGTGCTGGGCGTCAGCGTCGTCCCGACCGGACGGCGTGAGCCGACCCGGGTGTTCGCCGATCTGGATATCGGGGGCGGTGACGGTGGCCGTGCCGGATCCGGGGGATCGCTGGACGCACTCGCCCTGGACACGCTGGCCCTGCTGGAGGTCCGGTGGCGGGAGATCGCCGGCATCCTGGAGGAGAAGTTCCCCCAGTCCGAGCTGGGAACCGTTGCCCCCGAAGAGCTGTCGGCCCTACCGGGGATCCAGGAGGTGCTCGGCCTGCATGAGGTGGCCGAGCTCGCCGAGTCCGGTGAGTGGGACCACGTGGTGGTGGACTGCGCATCCACCGCGGACGCCCTGCGGATGCTCACCCTGCCCGCCACCTTCGGGCTCTACCTGGAGCGGGCCTGGCCGCGGTACCGGCGTCTCGGGCAGCCGCCCGCCGATCCGGCCTCGGCGGCCATGCTGGCCCTGCTGGAGCGGGTGGCCGACGGCACCGAACGGCTGTCGGCCCTGCTCGCGGACGCGTCACGGGTCGGTGCGCACCTGGTGCTCACCGCCGAGCGGGTGGTCGCCGCCGAAGCGGCCCGGACGCTGGGTGCGCTGACGCTGATGGGCGTGCCGGTCGCGGAATTGCTGGTCAATCAGATTCTGGTGCAGGACGACTCGTTCGAGTACCAGAACCTGCCCGCTCATCCGGCGTTCGACTGGTACTCCGAACGGATTGCCGAGCAGCAGGTGGTGCTCGACGAGCTGGATTCGGCCATCGGTGACGTCAAGCTGGTGTTGGTGCCGCATCTGCCGGGTGAACCGATCGGGCCCAAGGCGCTCGGCGAGCTGCTCGAGGCCGCCCGGTTGCGTGACGGTTCCCCGCCGCCTGCGCCGCTGCGGCCGGTGGTGGACCGGGAGTCCGGAACCGGTCTCGATGCCGTCTACCGGATGCGGTTAGAGTTGCCGCAGGTCGACCCCGGTGCATTGACGCTCGGCCGGGTCGACGATGACCTCATCATCGGCTCCGGCGGGATGCGGCGGCGGGTTCGGCTGGCGTCGGTCTTGCGGCGCTGCATCGTGTTCGACGCACAATTTCGGGGCGGGGAATTGACAGTACGTTTCAGACCGGATCCAGCAGTGTGGCCCAAATGA